In a single window of the Nodularia spumigena CCY9414 genome:
- a CDS encoding retropepsin-like aspartic protease family protein, whose amino-acid sequence MLQSFLSRATLIFLSSTLALLGVACEQKTGSEGSRSRSVPETSQHTSGTISNQNAGENDNLAASSPVKAIAPQTLPASKTPPSEPAINYFELGLDKAMGAWSISQSAQSPDDWQLVVSQYRDAIALMEKVPRHSPEFTIAQAKINEYRSHVKIARERDIPRPVQSANTGNQRIIVAVPQPPNLGSNYTLTPPASTQQPPVKPISPRSAFLTPEKQVFIAPIKRRMGGTPIVEVTFNNQQKFEMIVDTGASGTVITQEMANALAVVQVGTVKANTASARTVDFPIGYVDSMAVGGVKVNRVAVAIAGPELETGLLGHDFFGNYDVTIRRDVVEFSPHQSRLQVNPVETGLAVTIFPKQNHSEEFP is encoded by the coding sequence ATGCTTCAGTCGTTTTTATCTCGTGCAACCCTGATTTTTCTCTCCAGCACTCTGGCACTTTTGGGTGTTGCTTGTGAGCAAAAAACTGGGTCTGAGGGTAGCCGTTCGCGTAGCGTGCCTGAGACAAGCCAACACACTTCTGGGACTATTAGCAATCAAAATGCGGGAGAAAATGATAATTTGGCTGCGTCGTCTCCTGTGAAAGCGATCGCACCACAAACATTGCCAGCGTCCAAAACACCACCATCAGAACCCGCAATCAATTATTTTGAACTGGGTCTAGATAAAGCTATGGGGGCTTGGAGTATCAGTCAATCGGCTCAATCGCCAGATGATTGGCAGTTGGTAGTCAGTCAGTACCGAGATGCGATCGCTCTCATGGAAAAAGTGCCTCGCCACAGCCCAGAATTTACCATCGCCCAAGCCAAAATTAACGAATACCGCAGCCATGTAAAAATAGCCAGAGAAAGAGATATTCCTCGCCCCGTCCAGTCAGCAAACACAGGTAATCAGAGGATTATCGTCGCTGTTCCCCAACCGCCAAACCTGGGGTCTAACTATACCCTGACTCCACCTGCATCTACACAACAGCCACCAGTAAAACCCATTTCGCCGAGATCAGCATTTCTCACCCCAGAAAAACAGGTATTTATTGCCCCTATCAAACGACGCATGGGGGGAACGCCAATTGTGGAAGTCACCTTCAACAACCAGCAGAAATTTGAAATGATTGTTGATACAGGAGCCAGTGGCACAGTCATTACCCAAGAAATGGCCAATGCCTTGGCAGTTGTGCAAGTGGGAACAGTCAAGGCCAATACTGCCAGTGCCAGAACAGTAGATTTTCCCATTGGTTATGTTGATTCCATGGCCGTTGGTGGGGTGAAGGTGAATAGAGTTGCAGTGGCGATCGCGGGACCAGAACTAGAAACTGGATTATTAGGTCACGACTTTTTTGGTAACTATGATGTCACCATTAGACGCGATGTTGTCGAGTTTAGCCCCCACCAATCACGCTTACAAGTTAATCCTGTAGAAACTGGACTAGCTGTGACAATTTTTCCCAAGCAGAACCACTCTGAAGAATTTCCCTAG
- the trpD gene encoding anthranilate phosphoribosyltransferase, giving the protein MATSPISAPESSANWHLLLQQLMDSQSLSRIQAAQLMQGWLNEAVPPELSGAILTALNFKGISAEELTGMAEVLQSQSKLGTGKESTPFVIPTLIDTCGTGGDGSSTFNISTAVAFVAAAYGVPVAKHGNRSASSLTGSADVLEALGVNLSADSQKVQAAVQEVGITFLFAPGWHPALKAVASLRRTLKVRTVFNLLGPLVNPLYPNGQVVGLFTPKLLTTVAQALHNLGKQKAIVLHGRERLDEAGLGDITDLAVLSEGEVQLTTLNPEEVGVTTAPIAALRGGDVQENAVILRAVLQGQGTQAQQDAVALNASLALQVAGAIPWLDHAQGVSVSREILQSGSAWEKLSQLVQFLQD; this is encoded by the coding sequence ATGGCAACTTCCCCAATTTCTGCTCCAGAATCCTCTGCTAACTGGCATCTGCTGCTGCAACAATTAATGGATAGTCAATCATTAAGCCGCATTCAAGCTGCTCAATTGATGCAAGGGTGGTTAAATGAAGCTGTGCCGCCAGAATTATCAGGGGCGATTTTAACAGCGCTGAACTTTAAAGGCATTTCCGCCGAAGAGTTGACGGGGATGGCTGAAGTATTACAGTCCCAATCAAAACTGGGGACTGGGAAAGAATCCACCCCATTCGTCATTCCCACTCTCATTGATACCTGTGGGACTGGCGGCGACGGTTCATCAACCTTTAACATTTCCACAGCTGTTGCTTTTGTTGCGGCTGCTTACGGTGTACCCGTTGCAAAGCATGGAAATCGCTCCGCGTCAAGTCTCACAGGCAGCGCGGATGTGTTAGAAGCATTGGGAGTAAATCTGAGTGCTGACAGTCAAAAGGTGCAAGCGGCAGTACAAGAGGTGGGGATCACTTTCTTGTTTGCCCCTGGGTGGCATCCCGCACTCAAAGCTGTTGCTTCTTTGCGTCGGACTCTCAAAGTGCGAACAGTATTTAATTTACTCGGACCATTAGTCAATCCCTTGTATCCTAATGGGCAAGTAGTCGGGCTATTTACGCCCAAACTTTTAACAACTGTTGCCCAAGCGTTACATAATTTAGGCAAACAAAAAGCCATTGTCTTACATGGGCGAGAAAGACTGGATGAGGCTGGGTTAGGAGATATAACTGATTTGGCAGTTTTATCAGAGGGTGAAGTGCAGTTAACTACTCTCAATCCCGAAGAAGTAGGTGTAACTACTGCTCCCATCGCGGCACTCCGGGGTGGGGATGTGCAAGAAAATGCCGTGATTCTCAGAGCAGTGTTACAAGGTCAGGGAACTCAGGCACAACAAGACGCTGTGGCATTAAATGCTTCCTTGGCTCTGCAAGTGGCGGGTGCAATTCCGTGGTTAGACCATGCTCAAGGTGTGAGTGTGTCTAGGGAAATTCTTCAGAGTGGTTCTGCTTGGGAAAAATTGTCACAGCTAGTCCAGTTTCTACAGGATTAA
- a CDS encoding DUF7219 family protein — MAEANQEDKNKFIYPRSRYYGQFKPENLVFNANLQEFAQRVSYISSLETSGKLTPQEAYKKIKTLWKQLKRSKKQLSIANENEVEPPTTP, encoded by the coding sequence ATGGCAGAGGCGAATCAGGAAGATAAAAACAAATTTATTTACCCTCGCAGTCGCTACTATGGTCAATTTAAGCCAGAAAACTTAGTATTTAATGCTAATCTCCAAGAATTTGCTCAAAGAGTCAGCTACATTTCCAGTTTAGAAACATCTGGGAAACTGACTCCCCAAGAAGCTTATAAAAAAATTAAAACTCTTTGGAAACAGTTGAAACGCAGCAAAAAACAACTGAGTATTGCTAACGAAAACGAAGTAGAACCACCGACAACACCGTGA
- the trmFO gene encoding FADH(2)-oxidizing methylenetetrahydrofolate--tRNA-(uracil(54)-C(5))-methyltransferase TrmFO, producing MDKQPIQVIGGGLAGTEAAWQIAQAGVPVIFHEMRPKRFSPAHHTEHLAELVCSNSFGAMASDRATGLLHEELRQLNSIVISKADEHAVPAGGALAVDRGKFSQDLTETLSNHPLIEFRRGEVPAIPEGIVVLATGPLTSPDLAADLHRVTGIEYLSFFDAASPIVVGESINHDVAFMASRYDKGEAAYLNCPMNKEQYLHFWTELRQAEQTEIKDFERETAKFFEACLPIEEQAHRGEDTMRYGPLKPVGLSDNRTGERPYAVVQLRQEDKAGQLWNMVGFQTNLRWGEQKRVFRLIPGLENAEFVRLGVMHRNTFLNAPQLMHSTLQFKQRPTLLAAGQLIGTEGYTAAAADGWLAGTNAARIALGKEPLTAPPTTMMGALLEFISSASPKHFQPMPPNFGILPDLGVKIKSKPERYGRYRDRSLADLASWKNQF from the coding sequence ATGGATAAACAACCGATACAAGTAATTGGAGGTGGACTAGCTGGGACAGAAGCAGCTTGGCAAATAGCCCAGGCTGGAGTGCCGGTGATTTTCCATGAAATGCGCCCAAAACGCTTTAGTCCTGCACACCATACAGAACATCTGGCGGAATTAGTCTGTAGTAATTCCTTTGGGGCTATGGCAAGCGATCGCGCTACCGGATTATTACACGAAGAGCTACGTCAACTCAATTCCATTGTCATCTCCAAAGCCGATGAACACGCCGTTCCGGCTGGTGGGGCGCTAGCTGTAGACAGAGGAAAATTTAGCCAAGACTTGACGGAAACTTTATCTAACCATCCTTTAATTGAATTTCGCCGGGGTGAAGTCCCAGCTATCCCTGAAGGAATCGTAGTTTTGGCAACCGGACCTTTAACCAGTCCTGATTTAGCCGCAGATTTGCACCGCGTAACGGGGATCGAATACCTCAGCTTTTTTGATGCTGCTAGTCCCATCGTTGTGGGAGAATCGATTAACCATGATGTGGCTTTTATGGCATCGCGTTATGACAAAGGTGAAGCGGCGTACCTGAATTGTCCGATGAATAAAGAGCAATATCTGCACTTTTGGACAGAACTTCGTCAAGCCGAACAAACTGAAATCAAGGATTTTGAACGGGAAACCGCGAAATTTTTTGAAGCTTGTTTACCCATTGAGGAACAAGCGCACCGGGGAGAAGACACAATGCGTTACGGTCCCCTGAAGCCCGTGGGATTGTCTGATAATCGCACCGGGGAACGTCCCTATGCAGTGGTACAATTACGGCAAGAAGATAAAGCTGGTCAACTTTGGAACATGGTAGGATTCCAAACTAACCTGCGCTGGGGTGAACAAAAGCGAGTTTTTCGCCTAATTCCTGGTTTAGAAAATGCCGAATTTGTCCGCCTGGGAGTCATGCACCGCAACACTTTTCTGAATGCGCCCCAGTTAATGCACTCGACTTTGCAATTTAAGCAGCGTCCCACTTTGTTAGCGGCTGGACAGTTAATTGGTACTGAAGGTTACACCGCCGCCGCCGCAGATGGTTGGTTAGCCGGAACTAATGCAGCGCGCATCGCTTTGGGTAAGGAACCATTGACAGCACCACCAACGACGATGATGGGGGCGTTATTGGAGTTTATTAGTTCGGCTTCACCGAAGCATTTTCAACCAATGCCGCCGAATTTTGGGATTTTACCAGATTTGGGGGTGAAAATTAAGAGTAAGCCGGAGCGTTATGGACGTTATCGCGATCGCTCTTTGGCTGATTTAGCAAGTTGGAAAAATCAGTTTTAA
- a CDS encoding murein hydrolase activator EnvC family protein — protein sequence MRSLFFPQTKLFWLCLALCCVLCFGLGWLPGSANTPSSIDTLKQQQQQINKEREKTIQQRDRLTDLQEAAENRLTGLNQNLQTTNTHIQDSELRLRLATENLEALEAVLLVTESDYEKSRTATVARLRYLQRSPASQGLAVLLQSQNISDFIRRRRQLKLVYQADQKILAQLNAQANSINEQKTAVAQQKNEIALIRQQLLLQKADYQLQAESQSELVERLNSDRLALEAAQNQLDRDSKNISVLIQNKVAQAQAKANSRSNILIRGSGILAFPSNARTSSAFGWRIHPILGYRRFHSGLDFAASYGSKIRAADSGNVIFAGWYGGYGRTVIIDHGQDKTTLYAHASELYVSEGQSVERGQAIASVGSTGLSTGPHLHFEVRRNGTPVNPADYL from the coding sequence ATGAGATCGCTATTTTTTCCCCAAACAAAATTATTTTGGTTATGTCTTGCATTATGCTGTGTTTTGTGCTTTGGTTTAGGATGGCTGCCAGGATCTGCAAATACCCCATCATCAATTGATACTCTCAAACAACAGCAGCAACAAATTAACAAAGAGCGTGAAAAGACGATTCAGCAGCGCGATCGCTTGACTGATTTGCAAGAAGCGGCAGAAAATCGGTTGACTGGTTTAAATCAAAATTTGCAAACGACAAATACTCATATTCAAGATAGTGAGTTACGATTACGACTGGCTACTGAAAACCTGGAAGCATTAGAAGCAGTTTTACTGGTAACAGAAAGTGATTATGAAAAAAGTCGCACAGCAACAGTGGCTAGGTTGCGGTATCTTCAGCGATCGCCTGCTTCGCAAGGATTGGCGGTTTTACTCCAAAGCCAAAATATCAGCGACTTTATCCGCCGTCGTCGTCAACTGAAGTTAGTTTATCAGGCTGACCAAAAGATTTTAGCGCAACTCAACGCCCAAGCAAACTCGATAAATGAACAAAAAACGGCAGTAGCACAGCAAAAAAACGAAATTGCTTTGATTCGTCAGCAGTTATTGCTACAAAAAGCCGATTATCAACTTCAGGCGGAATCACAGTCAGAATTGGTTGAACGTTTAAATAGCGATCGCCTAGCTTTAGAAGCCGCACAAAACCAGCTTGATAGAGATTCTAAAAATATATCCGTCTTGATTCAAAACAAAGTAGCACAAGCCCAAGCCAAAGCCAACAGCCGCAGCAACATCCTGATTCGGGGAAGTGGAATACTCGCTTTTCCTAGCAACGCACGTACTAGCAGCGCCTTTGGTTGGCGAATACATCCGATTTTAGGATATCGTCGCTTTCATTCCGGGTTAGATTTTGCCGCCAGTTATGGTAGTAAAATTAGAGCAGCCGATTCGGGAAACGTGATTTTTGCAGGTTGGTACGGTGGTTATGGCAGAACCGTAATTATCGATCACGGTCAAGATAAGACTACCTTATATGCACACGCCAGCGAGTTGTATGTTTCCGAAGGACAATCTGTAGAACGAGGACAAGCGATCGCATCTGTCGGTTCCACAGGTTTATCTACAGGGCCTCACCTGCATTTTGAAGTACGTCGCAATGGTACTCCCGTAAACCCTGCGGATTATTTATAA
- a CDS encoding hybrid sensor histidine kinase/response regulator: MMTVSNLVKVLLIEDSLPEARLLLEFLRQADSKEFRLTHVKRLNEALNALTRESYDVILLDLTLPDSQGLSSLPVLMNHAPSTPIVVLTNTNDEDLAIEAVRQGAQDYLVKRQVNVDVLVRSVCYAIERKQALETLRTVNQSLEVRVEERTAELVKANELNQFKSEFVSMLSHDIRNPLNTILLAAGLLQNYDDKLTKETKYNHLEMIRSAIKNMAQLLDEVSLIGQADAGKLQCELFGLDLELFCQQLIDEAELSTQEKNLTIEFTSVGKLGDAVWDEILLRHILGNLLGNAIKYSQPGGKIQFELISQKHTVTFLIQDCGIGIPKEDLPMLFHPFHRAANVGEIPGTGLGLSIVKKCVEAHGGEILVNSKVGIGTAFTVTLPVM; the protein is encoded by the coding sequence ATGATGACTGTGAGCAACTTAGTAAAAGTTTTGTTAATTGAAGACAGCTTACCAGAAGCTAGGTTGTTGCTGGAATTTTTGCGGCAAGCGGACTCTAAAGAATTTCGTTTAACTCATGTGAAGCGATTAAATGAAGCACTTAACGCATTAACTAGGGAAAGTTATGATGTAATTTTATTGGATCTGACTTTACCTGACAGTCAAGGATTGTCATCCCTACCTGTACTGATGAATCATGCTCCCAGTACCCCAATTGTAGTATTAACGAATACTAATGATGAAGACTTAGCAATTGAAGCAGTACGCCAGGGAGCGCAAGATTATCTTGTGAAGCGACAGGTAAATGTTGATGTGTTAGTTCGTTCTGTATGTTATGCAATTGAGCGTAAGCAAGCGTTGGAAACATTACGCACAGTGAACCAAAGCTTAGAGGTACGGGTGGAAGAACGAACTGCGGAACTAGTAAAAGCTAATGAACTTAATCAGTTTAAATCTGAATTTGTTTCGATGCTTTCTCATGATATCCGTAATCCTCTAAATACGATTCTCTTAGCTGCGGGATTATTGCAAAATTATGATGACAAACTCACCAAAGAGACAAAATATAATCATTTAGAAATGATTCGTTCAGCAATCAAAAACATGGCGCAGCTATTAGATGAAGTTTCATTGATAGGTCAAGCCGATGCTGGAAAACTGCAATGTGAACTCTTTGGTTTAGATTTGGAATTATTCTGCCAACAACTAATTGATGAAGCTGAATTGAGTACACAGGAGAAAAACTTAACTATAGAATTTACTAGTGTAGGAAAATTAGGTGATGCAGTTTGGGATGAAATCCTACTGCGTCATATTTTAGGGAATTTACTAGGCAATGCAATTAAGTATTCCCAACCAGGCGGCAAAATTCAGTTTGAACTCATTTCTCAAAAACACACAGTAACTTTCCTTATTCAAGATTGCGGAATTGGCATTCCCAAAGAAGATTTACCAATGCTGTTTCACCCTTTCCATCGTGCAGCCAATGTTGGAGAAATTCCGGGAACTGGTTTAGGTTTGTCTATTGTTAAGAAGTGTGTTGAAGCGCATGGTGGAGAGATTTTAGTTAATAGTAAAGTCGGAATAGGTACAGCATTCACCGTAACTCTTCCTGTAATGTGA
- a CDS encoding response regulator, protein MSVETEEKVKTIFLVEDNKADVRLIQEALKNSSIPHQVVTVRDGMDAMAYLRQEGEYADAPRPDLILLDLNLPKKDGREVLSEIKADPALKRIPVVVLTTSRNEDDIFHSYDLHVNCYITKSRNLSQLFQIVKGIEDFWLSTVTLPSE, encoded by the coding sequence GTGAGCGTAGAAACGGAAGAAAAAGTCAAAACCATATTTTTGGTTGAAGACAACAAAGCCGATGTCCGCCTGATCCAAGAAGCATTAAAAAATAGCTCAATACCTCACCAAGTGGTAACAGTCAGAGATGGTATGGACGCAATGGCTTATTTACGTCAGGAAGGCGAGTATGCTGATGCACCTCGTCCAGACCTGATTTTGCTGGATTTGAATTTACCCAAAAAAGATGGTCGAGAAGTACTGTCAGAAATTAAAGCTGATCCAGCACTCAAACGCATTCCGGTAGTAGTTTTAACAACCTCCCGTAATGAAGATGATATTTTTCACAGTTACGACCTACACGTCAACTGCTACATCACTAAATCCCGCAACCTCAGCCAGCTTTTTCAAATCGTCAAAGGCATCGAAGACTTTTGGCTATCTACCGTCACGCTACCATCAGAGTGA
- a CDS encoding sensor histidine kinase yields the protein MTIELELPGINVNSLKEAPIHLFKHIQPHGVLLVLEEPDLKILQISNNTWSIFGIHPENILQTKLEDLLDPFQIERIKTGISEGNLEFINPTKIWVRRKGDEYAVFDAVFHRNSEGFLILELEPAVSRENIPFLSFYHLAKASINQLETTANLHDFCQIIVQEVRKVTGFDRVMLYKFDDDGHGSVIAEEKLESMEPYLGLHYPESDIPKPARKLFVANSIRIIPDSHAQSIQIIPAQNPLSDRPVDLTDSILRSAATCHTEYLHNMGVGASLTISLIKDQKLWGLIACHHQVPKYVSYELRKACEFLGRVIFSEISAREETEDYDYRMNLTYIQTKLVEYMSQEENFIDGLQKNQPNLLDLTSAQGAAVCFGEECTVIGETPQPEDLNFLVQWLKNNVEDEVFHTDSLPQIYPDAERFKNVASGLLAIPISQRNYVLWFRPEVIQTVNWGGDPNKAFEVSHTDGNVRLCPRKSFELWKETVSLTSLPWRYVEIKAALELRKAIVNIVLRQADELAQLAHDLERSNAELKKFAYVASHDLQEPLNQVANYVQLLEMRYEAQLDEDAKEFITYAVEGVSLMQTLIDDVLVYSKVDTQAIAFQLTEVETPLERALSNLRQRITESGATITHDPLPTVMAGSTQLMQLFLNLIANAIKFRSDEPPKIHIGAERLEDEWLFWVKDNGIGLDPQFSDRIFIIFQRLHTRDEYPGTGMGLAICKKIIECHRGRIWVESQLGEGSTFYFTIPVGGRDRERRNGRKSQNHIFG from the coding sequence ATGACTATAGAATTAGAATTGCCAGGGATTAATGTCAATAGCTTAAAAGAGGCTCCTATACATCTTTTTAAGCATATTCAACCCCACGGGGTGCTTTTGGTTTTAGAAGAACCAGATTTAAAAATATTACAAATTAGTAACAATACTTGGAGTATTTTTGGGATTCATCCTGAAAATATTTTGCAAACAAAACTAGAAGACCTGCTAGATCCGTTTCAAATCGAAAGAATTAAAACAGGTATATCAGAAGGTAATCTGGAATTTATCAATCCTACAAAAATTTGGGTACGCAGAAAAGGTGATGAATATGCAGTTTTTGATGCAGTTTTTCACCGCAATTCCGAAGGATTTTTGATTTTAGAGCTAGAACCCGCAGTTTCTCGTGAAAATATTCCTTTTCTGAGCTTTTATCATCTAGCCAAAGCTTCGATTAACCAATTAGAAACAACGGCAAATTTGCATGATTTTTGCCAAATAATTGTCCAAGAAGTCCGAAAAGTCACCGGATTTGATCGGGTGATGCTATATAAATTTGATGATGACGGACATGGTTCAGTTATCGCCGAAGAAAAGCTAGAAAGTATGGAACCATACTTAGGATTACATTATCCTGAGTCAGATATACCCAAACCAGCCAGAAAATTATTTGTTGCTAATTCCATCAGAATCATTCCCGATTCTCATGCCCAGTCAATACAGATTATACCTGCTCAAAATCCACTGAGCGATCGCCCGGTTGATTTAACTGATTCCATTCTCCGCAGCGCCGCTACTTGTCATACAGAATACTTACACAATATGGGTGTAGGTGCTTCCTTGACTATTTCCTTAATTAAAGACCAAAAACTCTGGGGATTAATCGCTTGTCATCATCAAGTACCCAAATATGTTTCCTATGAATTGCGGAAAGCTTGTGAATTTTTAGGACGAGTTATATTTTCAGAAATTTCCGCCAGAGAAGAAACAGAAGATTACGACTATCGGATGAATTTGACATATATTCAAACCAAGTTAGTGGAATATATGTCCCAAGAAGAAAACTTCATTGATGGTTTGCAGAAAAATCAGCCGAATTTGTTGGATTTAACCAGCGCTCAAGGTGCGGCTGTCTGTTTTGGTGAAGAATGTACAGTAATTGGAGAAACTCCTCAACCAGAAGACCTAAATTTTTTAGTACAATGGTTAAAAAATAACGTTGAAGATGAAGTTTTCCACACAGATTCTCTGCCACAAATCTATCCAGATGCCGAAAGATTTAAAAATGTCGCCAGTGGTTTATTAGCAATTCCCATTTCCCAGCGCAATTATGTTTTATGGTTCCGACCAGAAGTAATTCAAACTGTGAATTGGGGTGGTGATCCTAATAAAGCCTTTGAAGTGAGTCACACAGATGGTAATGTGCGTTTGTGTCCCCGCAAATCATTTGAACTGTGGAAAGAAACAGTCAGCCTCACCTCTTTACCGTGGCGATATGTCGAAATCAAAGCCGCATTAGAATTGCGGAAAGCAATTGTCAATATTGTTCTGCGTCAAGCCGATGAACTAGCACAATTAGCTCATGATTTAGAACGTTCTAACGCCGAGTTGAAAAAGTTTGCCTACGTCGCCTCCCATGACTTGCAAGAACCATTAAATCAAGTGGCTAATTATGTGCAGTTGTTAGAGATGCGCTATGAAGCACAACTGGATGAAGATGCTAAGGAATTTATTACTTACGCCGTCGAAGGAGTCAGCTTGATGCAGACTTTAATTGATGACGTGTTGGTATATTCTAAAGTAGATACTCAGGCGATCGCCTTTCAACTGACGGAAGTAGAAACACCTTTAGAACGCGCCCTCAGCAACTTACGCCAACGCATTACTGAAAGTGGGGCTACTATTACCCATGACCCCTTACCCACCGTCATGGCTGGTAGCACCCAACTGATGCAGCTATTTCTCAACCTCATTGCTAACGCCATCAAATTCCGCAGCGATGAACCACCAAAAATCCATATAGGAGCCGAAAGGTTAGAAGATGAGTGGTTATTTTGGGTAAAAGATAACGGTATAGGCCTAGATCCCCAATTTAGCGATCGCATTTTTATCATCTTTCAACGCTTGCACACGCGAGATGAATATCCCGGCACAGGTATGGGTCTAGCCATCTGCAAAAAGATTATTGAGTGCCACCGGGGGCGAATCTGGGTAGAATCACAACTGGGAGAAGGTTCAACCTTCTATTTTACGATTCCCGTGGGAGGACGTGACCGTGAGCGTAGAAACGGAAGAAAAAGTCAAAACCATATTTTTGGTTGA
- the lpdA gene encoding dihydrolipoyl dehydrogenase, with translation MSSGFDYDLVIIGAGVGGHGAALHAVSCGLKTAIIEAGDMGGTCVNRGCIPSKALLAASGRVRELRNAHHLKSLGIQVDHVTFDRQAIADHAGNLVSKIQGDLTNSLKRLKVDIIRGWGKIAGTQKVTITGDGGEKTITAKDIILSPGSVPFVPPGIEVDGKTVFTSDQGVKLESLPEWVAIIGSGYIGLEFSDVYSALGCEITMIEALDQLMPGFDRDIAKLAERVLITPRDIETKVGIYAKKIIPGSPVVIELADFKTKEDIDVIEVDACLVATGRIPATKNLGLETLGIELDRRNFIPVDDRMAVLSGGEVVPHVWAIGDANGKMMLAHAASAQGIVAVDNIVGRNRVIDYRSIPAAAFTHPEVSYVGLTEVAAQELAQAEGFEVATSKSYFKGNSKALAENEADGMAKVVYRKDTGEVLGVHIFGMHAADLIHEASAAIAHRQAVQDLAHLVHAHPTLSEVLDEAYKRAVV, from the coding sequence GTGAGTTCTGGATTTGATTACGATTTAGTTATTATCGGCGCGGGTGTAGGTGGACATGGCGCAGCCCTACACGCCGTTAGCTGTGGTTTGAAAACAGCGATTATCGAAGCTGGGGACATGGGAGGAACCTGTGTCAATCGTGGCTGTATACCTTCTAAGGCTTTACTAGCAGCATCGGGACGTGTGCGGGAATTACGTAATGCTCATCATTTGAAATCCCTGGGGATTCAAGTTGATCATGTCACATTTGACCGCCAAGCGATCGCAGATCATGCTGGCAATCTAGTATCGAAAATTCAAGGGGATTTAACCAACAGCCTCAAACGTCTGAAAGTCGATATTATCAGGGGTTGGGGCAAAATCGCGGGAACCCAAAAGGTGACAATCACCGGGGATGGTGGTGAAAAAACTATCACAGCTAAAGATATCATTCTTTCCCCTGGTTCAGTACCTTTTGTACCTCCAGGAATCGAAGTAGACGGCAAAACCGTTTTTACCAGCGACCAAGGCGTAAAATTAGAATCTCTGCCAGAATGGGTAGCAATTATTGGTAGTGGTTACATCGGTTTAGAATTTTCGGATGTTTACTCGGCTTTGGGCTGTGAAATCACCATGATTGAAGCCCTAGACCAATTAATGCCAGGATTTGACCGGGATATTGCTAAACTGGCAGAACGAGTTTTAATTACTCCTCGTGATATTGAAACCAAAGTCGGCATATACGCGAAAAAAATTATCCCCGGTTCACCGGTGGTAATTGAATTGGCAGATTTCAAAACCAAAGAAGATATTGATGTGATTGAGGTGGATGCTTGCTTAGTAGCTACAGGACGCATCCCCGCCACTAAAAACTTGGGTTTAGAAACTTTAGGTATAGAACTAGACAGACGCAACTTTATCCCCGTAGACGATCGCATGGCAGTTTTGTCAGGGGGGGAAGTAGTACCTCATGTTTGGGCAATTGGTGACGCTAACGGCAAAATGATGTTAGCACACGCCGCTTCGGCTCAAGGTATCGTGGCGGTAGACAATATTGTAGGGCGAAACCGGGTGATAGACTATCGCAGCATCCCGGCGGCTGCTTTTACTCACCCAGAAGTTAGCTATGTCGGTTTAACAGAAGTAGCCGCGCAGGAATTGGCGCAAGCTGAAGGCTTTGAAGTCGCCACCAGTAAAAGTTACTTCAAAGGTAACTCTAAAGCTTTGGCAGAAAATGAAGCCGATGGTATGGCTAAGGTGGTGTATCGCAAAGATACTGGTGAAGTTCTAGGTGTTCATATCTTCGGAATGCACGCCGCCGACTTAATTCACGAAGCATCAGCTGCGATCGCTCATCGTCAAGCCGTCCAAGACCTCGCCCATTTAGTACACGCTCATCCGACACTTTCAGAAGTGCTAGATGAAGCTTACAAACGAGCCGTGGTTTAG